TGGTTTTTTATTTAGCTTTAAAATTACATATCAGAGTTATATGTGAAACTGAGTTATGTAATTTCTGGGTGTGCTAAGATACTACCTATGGAGATAGAAAAAGTAGTTGAACAAAACAGCAAAATTAGGAGCTTAACTACCCAAGAGTACCAGATAGGAAGAAACGTGATGGAGGCTTGCATGTATGTGCAACCGAGCGAGAAAGTGCTCATAGTTACAGATCCCGAGGAGTACAAAAATGCAGCTATCTTTTTTGAGGCTGCCAAAGAATTTACTGACAGTGTCAAGCTCATCTCTTTTTCGGGAATGCATAAAAATGCCCAAGAGCCGCCGCCAGAAATAGTACAAGAAATAATAGCTGCGGACGTTGCTATCCTTATCACTAAACACTCTCTAACCCACACAAAGGGCAGATTAGATGGCACAAAAAGTAAAACACGAATTGCCACGATGCCAGGAATAACACAAGAAATAATCATGCGAACTTTGGGAGTGGACTATAGTGAGGTTGCAGCTTTGTCTATTAAAATTGCTAATATTTTAACTAAAAGTAAAAAAGGAAAACTTACTGCTGAGGGTGGCACGGATATCACGTTTAGTATAGCTGGTAGAGCTGGAATTGCGGATACGGGTTTGTTTGTAAAGAAAGGAGCCGAGGGAAATTTGCCCGCGGGTGAGGCATTTATTGCGCCTTTAGAAGGCACGACCAATGGAATAATTGTATTTGATGGTAGCTTTGATGCAATAGAGCTGAATCAACCAATAATAACTGAAATTCAAGATGGCAAAGTGATAAGTATCAAAGGGGGTAAGCCCGCAGATATTTTAAAGCGAAGAATGGACTCAGCTGGCGAGGCAGCTTACAATATTGCCGAACTGGGGATAGGTACTAATTCGGCAGCAGAGCTCAGCAGCAACCTTTTGGAAGCTGAAAAAGTATTTGGAACTGTGCATGTGGCAATGGGCAGCAATATTACATTTGGTGGGACAGTGTCTGTACCTTTTCATTCAGATGGTGTAATTCTCTCCCCTACTCTTAAAGTAGATGATATACTTATATTAGATAGAGGTAGCTTTAGATGGTAAAGACAAAAATTCAGCCAGTTAAGGGAACACGGGATTTTTATCCTGAGGATATCGCCTTTCAAAATTGGCTGTTTGGAAGGATTAGGACAATTTCCGAGAGCTTTGGGTACCAGGAATATGATGGGCCAATACTCGAGCCCATTGAGCTTTATCTTGCAAAAACTTCAGAAGAGCTAATTAAACAGCAGGCATTCACGCTGAAAGATGGAAAAGGGCGGGAGCTGGTGTTGCGACCCGAGATGACGCCAAGCGTGGCACGGATGGTAGCAGCAAAAAGTTATGAGCTACCAATTCCAGCTAGGCTATTTAACATTGGTCCCCGCTTTCGTTATGAGGCTCCGCAACGTGGCAGACTTCGAGAGTTTTATCAGTGGGATGTAGATATGTTTGGAGCTAATACGCCGGAAGCCGATGCCGAGATTATTGCTGTGGCAGCTGAGTTTTTTAAGACGCTGGGCTTAACACCTGACGATGTGGTGATTAAGATAAATGATCGTTCTTTAATTGAAACTAAATTTGCATTCTTAGATATCCCAGAAGATAAATGGCTTGAATTAACCACTATCATAGACCGGAGAGAAAAACTTACCCCAAAAGCTTGGCAGGAGTCCTTAGCAAAACTAGATTTTAGTGATAAGCAAATTTCAGAACTAGAGACTGTACTTAGAGACACCGACTTTAGTTTTGAGTCAGAGAATTTGACTAGAATTTTTTCAACGCTGGAGGACTTGGGGTATCGAGACTATGTTGAATTTGATCCATCAATTGTGCGCGGACTCCTCTACTACAGTTCAACTGTGTTTGAAACTAAAGATAGACATGGTGAATTTAGGTCTCTTTTGGGTGGAGGGCGCTATGCCAGTCTGGTTGGTGAATATGGCGGCCGGGACTTATCAGGGGTTGGTTTTGCAACTAGTGATATTATCATCCAGGAATTTTTGGCACATCACAACAAACTTCCAGAGCTTAAAGCTAAAGTTGCTGATGTTCTGGTGGTTGTGGTTGAAGAGGGCGCTGTTAGAGATGCTCTGAAGATAAGTACTTCGCTCCGCTCGGCTCAAATTAATACCGAGTTTTATCCTGATGCAACGGTAAAACTGGATAAGCAGTTATCTTTTGCAGATAAAAAAGGTATTCCGTTTGTTGTAATCTTTGGGAAAGATGAGATGGAAAAGCAAGTTGTAACTGTAAAGAAAATGGCAACAGGCGCGCAGAAACAAATACTTCTAAAAAACCTCACCCACGAAACTGTAGTTGGCTGGTAAGTGGAATACTCGAGCCCACAGGCGGAACGGACTCTGCGGAGAATTCACTGGGGTACCTTAGTCGTCTAGTCTTGAAACATCCACGTTGTATTGGTCTCGGACTTGGGAATTTTGTCTGATGCTACGCACAATAATCTTCTCGGTATTATTACCCCGTCCTGAGACATCATATATTGCGGAAAGC
This genomic stretch from Candidatus Roizmanbacteria bacterium CG_4_9_14_0_2_um_filter_38_17 harbors:
- a CDS encoding leucyl aminopeptidase, whose product is MEIEKVVEQNSKIRSLTTQEYQIGRNVMEACMYVQPSEKVLIVTDPEEYKNAAIFFEAAKEFTDSVKLISFSGMHKNAQEPPPEIVQEIIAADVAILITKHSLTHTKGRLDGTKSKTRIATMPGITQEIIMRTLGVDYSEVAALSIKIANILTKSKKGKLTAEGGTDITFSIAGRAGIADTGLFVKKGAEGNLPAGEAFIAPLEGTTNGIIVFDGSFDAIELNQPIITEIQDGKVISIKGGKPADILKRRMDSAGEAAYNIAELGIGTNSAAELSSNLLEAEKVFGTVHVAMGSNITFGGTVSVPFHSDGVILSPTLKVDDILILDRGSFRW
- the hisS gene encoding histidine--tRNA ligase yields the protein MVKTKIQPVKGTRDFYPEDIAFQNWLFGRIRTISESFGYQEYDGPILEPIELYLAKTSEELIKQQAFTLKDGKGRELVLRPEMTPSVARMVAAKSYELPIPARLFNIGPRFRYEAPQRGRLREFYQWDVDMFGANTPEADAEIIAVAAEFFKTLGLTPDDVVIKINDRSLIETKFAFLDIPEDKWLELTTIIDRREKLTPKAWQESLAKLDFSDKQISELETVLRDTDFSFESENLTRIFSTLEDLGYRDYVEFDPSIVRGLLYYSSTVFETKDRHGEFRSLLGGGRYASLVGEYGGRDLSGVGFATSDIIIQEFLAHHNKLPELKAKVADVLVVVVEEGAVRDALKISTSLRSAQINTEFYPDATVKLDKQLSFADKKGIPFVVIFGKDEMEKQVVTVKKMATGAQKQILLKNLTHETVVGW